The following coding sequences are from one Neurospora crassa OR74A linkage group I, whole genome shotgun sequence window:
- a CDS encoding disulfide isomerase encodes MHHSTLCALAVGILSALPGAQAGLYTKKSPVLQVDGKDYDRLIAKSNQTSILEFYAPWCGHCQNLKPAYEKAAKNLEGLAKVAAVNCDEDANKPFCGSMGVQGFPTLKIIRPSKNGKPIVEDYQGQRTASAIVDAVVSRINNHVVKVEDKNLDKFLSDKNETAKALLFTDKGTTSPLLKSVAIEFLGVMPVGQVRNTQSKAVSTFGVDKLPTLILLPGGDAPGIVYDGEINKAAMVEFLSQAAQPNPDPAPANGKTNGKTNGKTNGKANGKANGKANGKANGGEKNGKQDSKKVASSETSSETSSETPAPTQEIPVIIHTALPIPSLNTPEKLVKECLTSKSSTCLLALVSSSNEKAQKALTHLAEIKFKYALGQHKLFPFYEVPLDTNPAGASLLKSLGLKEDADIELIVINARRGWWRRYDAVGEGDDFSDHDKVEAWIDAIRLSEGTKKKLPEGIVVEASSTEEEEKKKEKKESGKAEKAASKEGETPEAQSKTASGHDEL; translated from the exons ATGCATCATTCCACCCTCTGTGCTCTGGCAGTTGGTATCCTGTCTGCGCTCCCCGGAGCCCAGGCGGGCCTTTATACCAAAAAGTCCCCAGTTTTGCAGGTTGACGGAAAGGATTACGATAGATTGATTGCCAAGAGCAACCAGACGTCT ATTCTTGAGTTCTACGCCCCCTGGTGCGGCCACTGCCAAAACCTCAAGCCCGCCTACGAAAAGGCTGCCAAGAACCTCGAAGGCCTGGCCAAGGTCGCCGCCGTCAACTGCGATGAGGACGCCAACAAGCCCTTTTGCGGCAGCATGGGCGTGCAGGGCTTCCCGACCTTGAAGATCATCCGTCCTTCTAAGAACGGCAAGCCCATAGTGGAGGACTACCAAGGCCAGCGCACCGCCAGCGCAATTGTCGATGCTGTGGTCTCGCGCATCAACAATCACGTCGTGAAAGTCGAGGACAAGAACCTCGACAAGTTCCTGAGTGACAAGAACGAGACAGCCAAAGCGCTCCTCTTCACCGACAAGGGTACCACCTCCCCCTTGCTGAAGAGCGTCGCCATTGAATTCCTCGGTGTCATGCCCGTCGGTCAGGTGCGAAACACTCAGTCCAAGGCGGTATCCACATTCGGTGTCGACAAACTCCCTACTCTGATCTTGTTGCCTGGCGGTGATGCCCCTGGTATTGTGTACGACGGCGAGATCAACAAGGCCGCCATGGTGGAGTTCCTTTCCCAGGCGGCCCAGCCTAATCCGGACCCAGCACCGGCCAACGGCAAGACTAATGGCAAGACTAATGGCAAGACTAATGGCAAGGCTAATGGCAAGGCTAATGGTAAGGCCAACGGCAAGGCCAACGGTGGTGAAAAAAACGGAAAGCAAGACTCCAAGAAGGTCGCCTCCTCCGAAACCTCCTCTGAAACGTCCTCCGAAACCCCTGCCCCAACCCAAGAGATTCCCGTAATAATCCACACCGccctccccatcccctccctcaACACCCCCGAAAAGCTCGTCAAGGAATGCCTCACGTCCAAATCCAGCACCTGCCTTCTCGCGCTGGTATCCTCTTCCAACGAAAAAGCCCAAAAGGCCCTCACCCACCTCGCCGAAATAAAATTCAAATATGCCCTCGGCCAACACAAGCTCTTCCCCTTTTACGAGGTGCCCCTCGACACCAACCCCGCCGGCGCGTCCCTTCTCAAATCCCTTGGCCTCAAGGAGGATGCTGACATTGaactcatcgtcatcaacgCCCGTCGCGGATGGTGGAGACGCTACGACGCTGTTGGTGAGGGAGATGATTTCTCGGATCATGACAAGGTGGAGGCGTGGATTGATGCGATTAGGTTGAGCGAGGGCACCAAGAAAAAGCTGCCGGAGGGTATTGTTGTTGAGGCTTCTtcgacggaggaggaggagaagaagaaggaaaagaaagagtcTGGTAAGGCTGAGAAGGCTGCTTCAAAGGAGGGGGAGACGCCTGAGGCCCAGTCGAAGACGGCCAGTGGTCACGATGAGCTGTGA
- a CDS encoding exosome complex exonuclease RRP41 translates to MPLDTSAYSLALLRVDGRRWNELRRIHAQIRTQAAADGSSYLEMGHTKVMCVVNGPSEPGPRRGATSGGGGGGGQSKNAEVAVNIVIAGFSSVDRKRRGRGDKHILELQSTISQALAASLHTHLFPHSTINISLHVLSQDGSLLAALINAATLACVDAGIPMTDYVAACTAGSTSTYAANDEGADPLLDMNHQEEQELPGLTVATLGDSDRVAVLVCESRVQVSRLEGMLAVGVDGCKQVREILDRVVREKGIKMIQEGTVERGVGLNDMELD, encoded by the exons ATGCCTCTCGATACTTCAGCATATAGCCTCGCGCTGTTGCGCGTCGACGGCCGCAGGTGGAACGAGCTGCGTCGCATCCATGCCCAGATCCGCACCcaggccgccgccgatggCTCCAGTTACCTCGAGATGGGCCACACCAAGGTCATGTGTGTCGTTAACGGACCCAGCGAGCCCGGTCCTCGGAGGGGAGCCACGtcgggcggtggtggtggcggtggtcaGTCCAAGAACGCCGAGGTTGCTGTAAACATTGTCATTGCCGGGTTTAGCTCGGTTGACCGTAAGCGAAGGGGGAGAGGTGATAA GCACATCCTCGAACTCCAATCGACGATATCTCAAGCCCTCGCTGCCAGCTTACACACCCACCTCTTCCCGCACtccaccatcaacatctcCCTGCACGTGCTCTCGCAAGACGGCTCTTTGCTGGCCGCCCTCATCAATGCCGCCACGCTCGCCTGCGTCGACGCCGGCATTCCCATGACAGACTACGTCGCGGCCTGCACGGCCGGCTCGACGTCTACATACGCGGCTAACGACGAGGGCGCCGACCCGCTGCTGGACATGAACCaccaggaggagcaggagctgCCCGGCCTGACGGTGGCCACATTGGGCGACAGCGACCGCGTGGCGGTGCTGGTCTGCGAGAGCAGAGTGCAGGTGAGTCGCCTGGAGGGCATGTTGGCCGTGGGCGTGGACGGGTGTAAGCAGGTGAGGGAGATCTTGGACAGGGTAGTGAGAGAGAAGGGGATAAAGATGATACAGGAGGGCACGGTCGAGAGAGGGGTTGGGTTGAATGACATGGAACTGGATTGA